The Mucilaginibacter yixingensis genome window below encodes:
- a CDS encoding fasciclin domain-containing protein — protein sequence MEKISNIRIRWIAIILVCMAALTACRKTTLVESTTDAVNMTNYFKTRPETFSELSKVLKLSETASFLNAYGSYTFFAPTNDAIKEYLQEKGKTKVEDVPAADWKDFIRFHLLEDSIPTSRFTDGKLPNLTMYGQYLVTSAVNTNGVTVLRVNRQADIIQANISVGNGIIHVINHPLKPATQTLAQLVESNPDYSIFTQALKATGLYDALNYLPANNPDTTKRWLTFIAETNASLKTAGFADFAALKAKYSNTGNPTLATDSLNLFMKYHILYDAKYQADIIVSTAHTTLAPLEVLTSKLDGQTVLMNDDIFNNVHEIGFSLVRDKSDQTASNGVLHEASAHFGIKVRYPYPVYWDVCDVPEIRKMTSVYKKTNYPFSRAEIPGLANSIRFSSLPSEGSLQYLYGSAQGSSSASYNRDVLQTPIGTTSRPVWVEFHTPLLVRGRYKLWCGYYVQAASSGVSEAQAFISSEAGETPVPLSNSRLLSFTVKRPGSAPDVEEAIGWKIYMETTSGTQSARLLGIVDIPQTGRYWLRLQAVNGSQNTNNIDMLQFIPVNMDQQYPKFKPDGTPIPRP from the coding sequence ATGGAAAAAATTTCTAACATCAGGATTCGCTGGATAGCAATCATACTGGTTTGTATGGCCGCCTTAACAGCATGCAGAAAAACCACGCTTGTTGAAAGCACAACAGATGCTGTGAACATGACTAACTACTTTAAAACCCGGCCCGAGACTTTCTCTGAGCTATCCAAAGTTTTAAAGCTGTCAGAAACAGCCTCGTTTTTAAATGCCTACGGCTCTTATACCTTTTTTGCACCAACCAATGATGCCATTAAAGAGTACCTGCAAGAGAAAGGCAAAACCAAAGTAGAAGATGTGCCGGCTGCGGATTGGAAAGATTTTATCCGCTTCCATCTGCTGGAAGATTCTATCCCGACTTCAAGGTTTACCGATGGCAAGCTGCCAAACTTAACCATGTATGGCCAGTATCTGGTTACCAGCGCGGTCAATACGAACGGCGTAACGGTGTTGCGGGTAAACCGCCAGGCTGATATTATTCAGGCCAATATTTCGGTAGGAAATGGCATTATCCACGTTATCAATCATCCGTTGAAACCAGCAACTCAAACCCTGGCCCAGTTGGTAGAGTCTAACCCCGATTATTCTATTTTCACTCAGGCACTGAAGGCAACAGGTTTATATGATGCCTTGAACTATTTGCCGGCCAACAACCCGGATACTACAAAGCGATGGCTCACTTTTATAGCCGAGACAAATGCATCGTTAAAAACTGCAGGTTTTGCAGATTTCGCAGCGCTAAAAGCTAAATACTCAAACACGGGCAACCCAACGTTGGCTACTGATAGCTTGAACCTGTTTATGAAGTATCACATACTGTATGATGCAAAATATCAGGCAGATATCATTGTCAGCACTGCGCATACCACCCTTGCGCCATTAGAGGTACTCACGTCAAAGTTAGACGGCCAAACCGTGCTGATGAACGATGATATTTTTAACAACGTCCATGAGATTGGTTTCAGCCTGGTGCGCGACAAGAGCGATCAGACCGCCAGCAACGGCGTACTGCACGAGGCATCGGCACACTTTGGTATTAAAGTACGTTACCCTTACCCGGTATATTGGGACGTATGCGATGTGCCAGAAATAAGGAAGATGACCTCGGTATATAAGAAAACCAATTATCCCTTCAGCAGGGCAGAGATCCCGGGCCTGGCCAACAGCATTCGCTTCAGTAGTTTACCGAGTGAAGGCTCATTGCAATATCTGTATGGCTCAGCACAAGGTTCTTCGTCTGCTTCTTACAACCGTGATGTTTTGCAAACGCCTATTGGTACCACCAGTCGTCCGGTTTGGGTGGAGTTTCATACGCCACTGTTAGTGCGAGGCAGATACAAGCTTTGGTGTGGCTACTATGTACAGGCGGCATCAAGCGGTGTTAGCGAGGCGCAGGCTTTTATTAGCAGTGAAGCTGGTGAAACGCCGGTGCCGCTATCTAACTCAAGGTTATTGAGTTTCACCGTAAAACGTCCGGGTTCTGCACCAGATGTAGAAGAGGCTATTGGATGGAAGATCTATATGGAAACAACGTCAGGCACGCAATCGGCCCGCTTGCTGGGTATTGTAGATATCCCGCAAACAGGTAGGTACTGGCTCAGGTTGCAGGCAGTTAACGGCTCGCAGAATACCAATAACATTGATATGCTGCAGTTTATCCCTGTTAACATGGATCAGCAATATCCAAAATTCAAACCAGACGGCACTCCAATTCCAAGACCATAA
- a CDS encoding RagB/SusD family nutrient uptake outer membrane protein — MKNFRKYRYLLLLPMFVAAMCSSSCKKWLDVRPQDGLIKQDYWQTKEQLDAAVMGCYGSLLAGSTIPLSKYLFIWGELRGDMVAARFEPDTEEGEAALGVQLRDELSMIRSDIAATNTFTNWEAVYKTINYCNTVIKFAPDVLQTDKTLTQQQLNAYLAEVRGLRGLMYFYLLRVFKEVPLKLDPTATDKDITALAKSTEAQVYAQVISDLKYAAENALPVYQTIAEDKGRVNQYTAYAALADAYLWMDDYANCIAACNKVIQSNKYFIFPAGTYQDDWYRNVFFNGNSVEGIFEFQFDAQKQNPFYNMFNSEFMARDWVVQGGLYGIDLVNNTKDIRGNGTSMSEATGSILKYLGKTNTTSDTHWFVYRYADVLLMKAEALAWLQPGNVANGTEAVAIVNQLRTNRSALNVVMDKVIEQPDPSLSDKVAAFVFDERGRELAFEGKRWFDILRNAKRNNYANEKMLLDIVSASAPPSKQQTVINKYKDHRSHYLPIYYYELQTNKSLVQNSFYN, encoded by the coding sequence ATGAAAAATTTTAGAAAATATCGATACCTGCTGTTGCTGCCCATGTTTGTGGCGGCTATGTGCTCATCGTCTTGCAAAAAGTGGCTGGATGTACGCCCGCAGGATGGTTTAATTAAACAAGATTACTGGCAAACCAAAGAACAGTTGGATGCTGCCGTGATGGGCTGTTATGGCTCGTTGCTGGCCGGTTCTACCATCCCGCTGTCTAAATACCTCTTTATTTGGGGCGAATTGCGTGGCGATATGGTTGCCGCGCGCTTTGAGCCTGATACCGAAGAAGGGGAGGCGGCACTGGGCGTTCAGCTGCGCGATGAACTGAGCATGATTCGTTCAGACATTGCTGCCACCAACACTTTCACCAATTGGGAAGCGGTTTACAAAACCATTAACTATTGCAACACCGTCATCAAATTTGCACCGGATGTATTGCAAACCGATAAAACGCTCACCCAACAGCAATTGAACGCCTACCTGGCCGAAGTACGAGGCCTGCGTGGGTTGATGTATTTCTACCTGCTGCGTGTGTTTAAAGAAGTGCCACTTAAACTGGATCCAACCGCTACTGATAAAGATATTACGGCGTTGGCCAAATCTACCGAGGCGCAAGTTTATGCCCAGGTGATCAGTGATTTGAAATATGCAGCAGAAAACGCGCTGCCGGTATATCAAACGATAGCCGAAGATAAAGGTCGCGTTAATCAATATACAGCCTACGCTGCACTGGCAGACGCCTACCTGTGGATGGACGATTATGCCAACTGTATAGCCGCCTGCAACAAGGTCATCCAATCAAACAAATACTTCATTTTCCCGGCCGGAACTTACCAGGACGACTGGTACCGCAATGTTTTCTTTAACGGCAACTCGGTCGAAGGAATCTTTGAGTTTCAGTTTGATGCTCAGAAACAGAATCCGTTCTACAACATGTTCAACTCCGAGTTTATGGCGCGGGATTGGGTGGTACAAGGCGGATTGTACGGTATAGATCTGGTTAACAATACCAAAGATATCAGGGGTAACGGTACCTCTATGTCTGAGGCCACCGGCTCAATTCTGAAGTACCTGGGTAAAACCAACACCACGTCAGACACACACTGGTTTGTTTACCGCTATGCCGATGTTTTGCTGATGAAAGCCGAAGCCCTGGCCTGGTTACAGCCCGGCAACGTGGCCAACGGCACCGAAGCCGTTGCCATAGTAAATCAGTTGAGAACTAATCGTAGCGCGCTTAATGTGGTGATGGATAAAGTAATTGAACAACCAGATCCTTCACTGAGCGATAAAGTAGCCGCTTTTGTATTTGACGAGCGCGGCCGCGAGCTGGCTTTTGAAGGTAAGCGCTGGTTTGATATTCTGCGCAATGCCAAAAGAAACAACTACGCCAACGAGAAAATGCTGCTTGACATTGTGTCGGCCAGCGCCCCGCCAAGCAAACAACAGACGGTAATTAACAAGTACAAAGATCACCGCAGCCATTACCTGCCTATCTACTATTACGAGCTGCAAACAAACAAGTCTCTGGTACAAAACTCATTTTACAACTAA